The sequence GTCGTTGGCACGTTCTCTGGCGGCGTTCAGCTCTGGGCCGCGCCCGCCAAAGTCGCCGCCGGCCTGTTGCTCTCGGCGCTGATCTGTCTGCCGAGCCTTTACATCTTCGCCTGCCTGAGTGGTTCGAGCGCGCGTTTGACGGAAGTGGTTGGACTCGTGGCCGGGCTGACGATGCTGATGACGATTCTGCTGATTGGCTTTGCGCCCGTAGCGTGGGTTTTCTCGCAGTCCACCCAGTCCGTCGTCGCCATGGGCGCGTTGCACCTCGCCTTCTGGTTCATCTCAACTTACTTCGGATTGCGCTTCCTCAATGCGGGTTTCAACGCGTGCCAGGGCCGATCCACCGGCGGTATCAGAGTCTGGATGTCCATCTTCATCCTCGTGATGCTGCAAATGACCACGGCCGTTCGCCCGCTGATCGGCAAGGCGGATACACTGCTGCCTGTGGAGAAGAAATTCTTCGTCAGCCACTGGATGGATTGCCTGAAACAAACCTATGACTCGGAAGCAAACCGGGGAACTGCGCAAGCGCGTTAAGTTGCTGACCTGGCTATTCATCATTGGCCTGGTGCTCAGCGGCGCGACCGCCGTTCCTCTTGAATGGGAACTCGACGCCAGCGCCCGCGTCCTCGGCGTCGCTGACGTTTCGAGCGAACAAGCGACAACCGGTTTGACGAAATGGATCGTAAAATTGCGCGAGGCTTTGCACGAGACCAACACGAAATATCCTTTCATCGCTTACGGCTTCGACTGGCTCGCGTTCGGCCATTTCGCCATCGCCATAGCATTCATCGGCGCGTTGCGCGACCCGGCGCGAAACATCTGGCTGTTTCAGTTCGGAATGATTGCCTGCGTGCTGGTGATCCCGTATGCGCTCGTTTTCGGCGCAATTCGCGGCATCCCGATTTACTGGCGGTTGATTGATTGCTCGTTCGGTGTGTTTGGATTCGTTCCACTATGGCTATGTCATCGCTGGTCAAAGGAACTCAACACCTCGTCAAGCTCCGCCGGGCAAGACCCGCTCAATTCCATTTCTTGAACATGAAACCAGCCGCTTCTCTTCGCCAGAGTGCTCTGATCTTCCTCTCACTGGCTCTCGCTTCCGGTGTGGGTGTCGCACTGGTCCTCGCGCGGTTTGCCGTGTCGCACCAGCCGGCGTACTTCAATCTCGTCTGGAACTTGTTTTTGGCCTGGCTGCCGCTCGGCTTCGCTTTTGTGGCCGGCGCCTTCCGCCCGCCGCGCGGTCGATTTGTGCTCTGGGCTTTCTTATGGCTGCTGTTCCTGCCGAACTCACCTTATCTTGTGACCGACCTCGTCCACCTCAAGCCGCGCCCGCCGGTGCCGCTCTGGTTTGACATCCTGCTCGTCCAGTCCTTCGTGCTGACAGGATTGCTGTTGGGATTTCTCTCGCTTCATTTGATGCATCGGCGCGTCTCGCATTCCTTCGGTTGGCGGTCGGGCTGGCTGTTTACGCTAGTCGTACTCGGACTGACCGCGTTCGGAATTTACCTCGGCCGGTTCGAACGGTGGAACAGTTGGGATTTGTTTCTTAGGCCAATTGGGCTCCTAAGCAACGTTGCCGACGTGCTACTTCACCCGCGCACCCACAAAGCCGCTGTTGTGTTTTCTTTCCTTTGCGCGGTACTCCTCTTTGTTTCTTATTTTGCTTTGTATGTGGTGACGGCGCTGGATCGCTTGGGATGGTCGATGTCGCCGAAAGTAACCGCACAGGGACTCCAAGCGAACTTGGATGAATTGCGATTGAAACGTGGGCTGCAATCAGATTAAAAAACATCTGCTTGGATCGGCTGTGCCTTTGCTTGCGTTGAGAACTTACAGTTCACACCAAACGTTAAGGAAGTGCGGTGCCAATGGAAGATCGTCGAAGACATTGTTCTCACCCAGCAGCACATTCTAATCTGCTTGAACAAACTCCAAGCTTTTGTCGTGCCGAGCCGTGCTTTCGAAAAAGAGGAGGACTATCGTAAGTTTGTCCAAGAGTTACAGGTCCGCTCAAAACGAGACAATTGAGCAACGCAGTGCGGTCAATGCCTCCGCAAAATCAGCCGATGGTCCACCCGCCGGGTCTGATGATATTCCAACGGCGGCAGATCGGTGAGCGTGGGCGATTCGGTCTCGCGCAGAATCGCCTTTGCCGTTTTCTGCAGTGCGCGCCAGCGCGGCCAGTCGAGGTCGGGCGCATGAGCGATCTGACGCAGCAAACTCCGCCATTCGATGATGACACGATCAATGTCTCCTGCGCCGAGCAATTCCGTCACCCAACCATGTTTGCTCAACGGATTTTTGTGGATGCCGGAAACGACCTGCTCCGCGCCAGAACCGTATTTGGGCGGCACGCCGTTCTCCAGATAGCCGGGAATGGATTGCAAACCGAAACGTTCCTGGCAGGCCATGGCCAGTCGTCCCGCCCAACGATTCTCCTCGCCACAAAAACGGAATCCGGCATCCAGGTTCGCCACGTCATAAATCAGTTCGTCGAGCGGGTAGCCATCGTCTTCGAGCGCGGCGGCGATGGCCAGCCCGTCGCCCTGCTGGAAAAAGCTTACGATCTGGCCGCGTCGCGTCGGCGTGCCGGCTTCGTTCACCAGACCGAGGCGTCGCCAGAGCAACGCCGTGCCGGTCGCAGCCGAAAGCCCGCGGCACGTCGGCACGAGAGAACATTGCGCGCAATCGGGCGGCAGCACTTCGCGCTCAGGCGGTCTCCAGAGCGCGACACCGTGCTGATCCACCGGAACGCGCAGGGTCAATTCCGAGAGGCTGACCCGCGCGACAATTCTGTGCGCCTCAGAAGCGAATCGCACGACCGCCGTTTTTTGCTCCGCCAGTTTCTTTTCAACGAGCGGCGCGATTTTCTGTTCCCACACGCCGGACGGTGCCTGGCGGCCGCTCCAACCGGTCAGACGCCGAATCCATTTGGCGATAATGACGCGGTCATCGTTGAGCTTCTCGGCGACGGTGATGGCGCGTCCGTAAATCCTTCCCTCGTTCGTTTCGGACAAAACGCACAGCGCGCCGGTGCCGATTTTTTCCAGCGCGACTGGTTCCGAAAGTATCGAGCGCCACTTCAGTCTTTGAAGATCGGATTCAAAACCATGCTTTGAGTCACGTTCGCCCTCACCCTCGGGAGAGGGAGAGGTTTTAGGCGTCATCGGCGGAATCAAGCGCGGCGGTTGTCGGAACGCGTCCGACGTTTCTACGGGGAGTGCAGTCGCTGTCCCCTCTCCCCGTGGGAGAGGGTCAGGGTGAGGGCAATTCAGAATTACAATGTCCCGCAGCGATTTTTCAACCGGCTTCGGATACGGCTCCCATTCGCCGCGGCTGTTGAGCATCTCGCGGAAACGATGGCGCACGCGCCGCGCGCGCTCGGCGTCGGTCTTCAAACCGCAGGGCGCGTCGGGATGGTTCATGGATTGTTCAACGCCGAGGA comes from Candidatus Angelobacter sp. and encodes:
- a CDS encoding DUF1361 domain-containing protein — protein: MSHQPAYFNLVWNLFLAWLPLGFAFVAGAFRPPRGRFVLWAFLWLLFLPNSPYLVTDLVHLKPRPPVPLWFDILLVQSFVLTGLLLGFLSLHLMHRRVSHSFGWRSGWLFTLVVLGLTAFGIYLGRFERWNSWDLFLRPIGLLSNVADVLLHPRTHKAAVVFSFLCAVLLFVSYFALYVVTALDRLGWSMSPKVTAQGLQANLDELRLKRGLQSD
- a CDS encoding DEAD/DEAH box helicase, with the protein product MSATFKFDLGIFPGFTFPVFGYLPRVPTFSEKLDGLPALNQVVVPDLWQQQAVTALREGKDVVVQAPTGAGKTLIFELWSNHGKNHGQAIYTVPTRALANDKLAEWRARGWDVGIATGDLAENLHAPILVATLETQKRRLIEGDGPALLVVDEYQMLGDPDRGLNYELAIALAPPKTQLLLLSGSVSNPYDLVKWLRRLGREAILVKHEQRPVPLEEVHANNLNFHVPSEIRGYWPRLVVKALAEDLGPILIFAPRRQATESLAAELARQLPTPNPLQLGHEQKLLVGEHLAKMLKSRIAYHHSGLNYGARAGVIEPLAKAGQLRVVVATMGLAAGINFSLRSVALAGESYRRDHVEQPLKADEILQMFGRAGRRGIDEMGFVLVSANEIRMRDGYPCQLARSGMVDWSALLGLMNAAAGREDNPFAEAVRVQERLFTTKPIVLGVEQSMNHPDAPCGLKTDAERARRVRHRFREMLNSRGEWEPYPKPVEKSLRDIVILNCPHPDPLPRGEGTATALPVETSDAFRQPPRLIPPMTPKTSPSPEGEGERDSKHGFESDLQRLKWRSILSEPVALEKIGTGALCVLSETNEGRIYGRAITVAEKLNDDRVIIAKWIRRLTGWSGRQAPSGVWEQKIAPLVEKKLAEQKTAVVRFASEAHRIVARVSLSELTLRVPVDQHGVALWRPPEREVLPPDCAQCSLVPTCRGLSAATGTALLWRRLGLVNEAGTPTRRGQIVSFFQQGDGLAIAAALEDDGYPLDELIYDVANLDAGFRFCGEENRWAGRLAMACQERFGLQSIPGYLENGVPPKYGSGAEQVVSGIHKNPLSKHGWVTELLGAGDIDRVIIEWRSLLRQIAHAPDLDWPRWRALQKTAKAILRETESPTLTDLPPLEYHQTRRVDHRLILRRH